One window of Gilliamella sp. B3022 genomic DNA carries:
- the srmB gene encoding ATP-dependent RNA helicase SrmB encodes MTAKTFSDLELEEILIQNLQTQNIHTPTVIQAQTIPVALEGKDILGSAPTGTGKTLAFLIPAVQHILDFPRRKPGPPRILILTPTRELAMQIAEQAKLLTQSTHLSIATITGGVAYMNHAEVFSKNQDIVIATTGRLLQYIKEENFDCRAVEMLILDEADRMLDMGFSQDVETISAETRWRKQTLLFSATLEGKGLHSFANRILNEPIEINADPSRKERKKILQFYYRSDNLEHKEALLIHLLKQEDFKKTIIFVRKRERVHELVSVLHQAGIHSCYLEGEMVQAKRNEAIKRMNNNTVNVLVATDVAARGIDIDDVTHVINFDAPKTADVYLHRIGRTARAGKKGTAIMLIEAHDYELLQKIERYIKEPIKLRTIDELRPKTKTPKSATKKKPSQKAKLKSTAKKEDNKKKKIKLRHRDTKNKGKPKKLINTTE; translated from the coding sequence ATGACTGCAAAAACTTTTTCAGATTTAGAATTAGAAGAGATTTTAATTCAAAATCTTCAAACACAAAACATCCACACGCCAACAGTGATCCAAGCTCAAACGATTCCCGTCGCATTAGAGGGAAAAGATATTTTAGGTTCAGCACCAACAGGTACAGGTAAGACACTTGCATTTTTAATTCCGGCTGTCCAACATATATTGGATTTTCCACGTCGTAAACCAGGACCTCCTCGTATTTTGATTTTAACACCTACTCGAGAGCTAGCTATGCAAATAGCTGAGCAAGCGAAACTCTTAACTCAATCCACTCATTTAAGCATTGCTACAATCACTGGGGGCGTTGCTTATATGAATCACGCTGAAGTATTCAGTAAAAATCAAGATATCGTGATTGCAACAACTGGACGCTTATTACAATACATTAAAGAAGAAAATTTTGACTGTCGAGCTGTTGAAATGCTCATTTTAGATGAAGCAGACCGCATGTTAGATATGGGGTTTTCACAAGATGTTGAAACCATATCTGCTGAAACTCGCTGGCGCAAACAAACTCTACTTTTTTCAGCTACCCTTGAAGGTAAAGGATTACATAGTTTTGCTAATCGAATATTAAACGAACCTATTGAGATTAATGCCGATCCTTCACGCAAAGAACGTAAAAAGATTTTACAGTTCTATTATCGATCGGATAATTTAGAACATAAAGAGGCTCTGCTCATTCATTTATTAAAACAAGAAGATTTCAAAAAAACGATCATTTTTGTACGTAAGCGTGAACGAGTGCATGAACTAGTTAGTGTATTACATCAAGCCGGTATCCATAGCTGTTATTTAGAAGGTGAAATGGTGCAAGCTAAACGTAACGAAGCTATTAAACGAATGAACAACAATACTGTTAATGTTCTGGTTGCTACTGATGTTGCTGCTCGTGGCATTGATATTGATGATGTTACCCATGTTATTAATTTTGATGCACCTAAAACAGCCGATGTTTATTTACATCGTATTGGTCGTACTGCGCGCGCCGGAAAAAAAGGAACCGCTATTATGCTGATCGAAGCTCACGACTACGAATTGTTACAAAAAATTGAGCGTTACATCAAAGAACCAATAAAATTACGAACTATTGATGAGTTACGTCCAAAAACAAAAACCCCAAAATCGGCGACTAAGAAAAAACCATCACAAAAAGCCAAATTGAAAAGTACAGCCAAAAAAGAAGATAACAAAAAGAAAAAGATCAAACTGCGCCATCGTGACACCAAAAATAAAGGTAAACCGAAGAAATTAATAAATACCACCGAATAA
- the rfaD gene encoding ADP-glyceromanno-heptose 6-epimerase, whose protein sequence is MIVVTGGAGFIGSNIVKGLNDRGHKNILVVDDLTDGTKFTNLADLDIADYMDKDEFISLVVAGENMDIDVIFHQGACSSTTEWDGKFMMENNYQYSKDLLHFCLDFNIPFLYASSAATYGGRSDNFIEDRAYEKPLNVYGYSKFQFDQYVRQILPKANSQVCGFRYFNVYGPRESHKGSMASVAFHLNEQINKGEKPKLFEGSDNFKRDFIYVNDVVDVNLWFWENEFSGIFNCGTGRAESFQTVADAVVNYHKKGEINYIPFPDNLKGRYQSFTQADLTKLRETGCPIQFKTVTEGTTEYMKWLNQQ, encoded by the coding sequence ATGATCGTTGTAACTGGTGGTGCTGGTTTTATTGGTAGTAATATCGTTAAAGGGTTAAATGACCGCGGACATAAAAATATATTAGTGGTAGATGATTTAACCGACGGCACGAAGTTTACAAATTTAGCTGATTTAGATATCGCTGACTATATGGATAAAGACGAATTTATCTCATTAGTTGTAGCGGGTGAAAATATGGATATAGATGTTATTTTTCATCAAGGTGCTTGCTCATCCACCACGGAATGGGATGGCAAATTTATGATGGAAAATAACTATCAATATTCGAAAGACTTATTACATTTCTGTTTAGATTTTAATATTCCATTTTTATATGCCTCTTCTGCAGCTACTTATGGTGGTCGCAGTGATAACTTCATTGAAGATCGTGCTTATGAAAAACCATTGAATGTTTATGGCTATTCTAAATTTCAGTTTGACCAATATGTTAGACAAATCTTACCTAAAGCTAACTCACAAGTTTGTGGATTTCGTTATTTTAATGTATATGGACCACGTGAATCACATAAAGGTAGCATGGCGAGTGTTGCATTTCATTTAAATGAACAGATTAACAAAGGTGAAAAACCGAAATTATTTGAAGGAAGTGATAACTTCAAACGCGATTTTATTTATGTAAACGACGTCGTTGATGTCAATTTATGGTTTTGGGAAAATGAATTTTCAGGTATTTTTAACTGTGGAACCGGTCGAGCAGAATCATTCCAAACCGTTGCTGACGCTGTAGTGAATTATCATAAAAAAGGGGAAATAAATTATATTCCGTTTCCTGATAACCTCAAAGGACGGTACCAAAGCTTTACTCAGGCTGATCTAACTAAACTTAGAGAGACTGGATGTCCAATTCAATTTAAAACAGTGACGGAAGGTACGACTGAATATATGAAATGGCTGAATCAACAATAG
- a CDS encoding DMT family transporter, whose amino-acid sequence MGWLFILTAAIFEVIGAIGLKLYSQRKSLFRLMLYWGGFFVSFTLFYFSLHYLDLSIVYPVWVGLGTSGAVLANMFIFNEPKNLQRLSGLAFIIVGIVGLHVTL is encoded by the coding sequence ATGGGATGGTTATTTATTTTAACAGCTGCAATTTTTGAAGTAATAGGCGCTATTGGTCTTAAGCTTTATTCGCAACGAAAAAGCCTGTTTCGATTAATGCTCTATTGGGGTGGTTTTTTTGTTTCATTCACTTTATTTTATTTTTCACTTCATTATTTAGATTTAAGTATAGTTTATCCAGTATGGGTAGGACTTGGTACTTCAGGTGCGGTGTTAGCTAATATGTTCATTTTTAATGAACCGAAAAATCTTCAACGTTTATCTGGGCTTGCTTTTATTATTGTCGGAATTGTGGGATTACACGTTACGCTATAG
- a CDS encoding heavy metal sensor histidine kinase → MKRTKIISFRLPLIVCLLTCGLLYCFSYLIESSFEKFSIQQNVSELNSVISSIERELIYYSPKDNHDELFQNLLLILTGHHHLFVYIIDDSGKVLYRTRGPNLAVALKPASLEKIITDHSTTVSNMSKSSYRVAASRVILDNKKQYTTIVAVGRDLQLEFISRLRSGLGLLIAISCVLALIGSFISIYFTQKPINRLIRKIEKINLKSLNYRIPTSSVPTKYISLVRAFNKMLTRMEDVFQRQRNFTADIAHEMRTPITNLTTQTQIVLNNARSTEEYREILYSNLEEYEKMSQMISDMLFLAQADNQQLVPNLIDIDLVSMLTMMCDYFEPLTDEKNITFNLEGSCSHIQGDKLMLGRAISNILSNAIRYTPQNEVINITLSQPSEKRVKIIIANPGKKIDSRHLPHLFDRFYRVDESRHRNGNDNSGAGIGLAIVKSIIQTHKGSISVKSDDISTRFIITLPTVI, encoded by the coding sequence ATGAAGCGGACTAAAATTATTTCTTTTCGTTTACCACTAATTGTTTGCTTACTTACTTGTGGGCTTCTTTATTGTTTTAGTTATCTTATTGAAAGTTCTTTTGAAAAATTTTCTATTCAGCAAAATGTATCAGAGTTGAATTCAGTTATCTCCTCAATAGAACGTGAACTCATTTATTATTCACCTAAAGATAATCATGATGAGCTTTTCCAAAACTTATTGTTGATATTAACCGGGCATCATCACTTGTTTGTTTATATCATTGATGATTCAGGTAAAGTTCTTTATCGTACCCGTGGTCCTAATCTAGCAGTTGCTTTGAAACCTGCTAGCTTGGAAAAGATTATTACAGATCACTCAACAACTGTATCGAATATGAGTAAATCCTCATATCGAGTTGCGGCGTCAAGAGTTATACTTGATAATAAAAAGCAATACACCACTATTGTGGCTGTTGGTCGCGATTTACAACTTGAATTTATTAGCCGATTAAGAAGTGGTTTAGGTTTACTTATTGCCATTTCTTGTGTTTTAGCATTAATTGGATCGTTTATCTCAATTTATTTTACCCAGAAACCGATTAACCGACTCATTAGGAAGATAGAAAAAATCAATCTTAAAAGTTTGAATTATCGAATACCAACTTCCTCAGTACCAACTAAATATATTAGCTTAGTAAGAGCATTCAATAAAATGCTTACTCGTATGGAGGATGTGTTTCAGCGTCAACGTAATTTTACGGCTGATATCGCTCATGAAATGCGAACACCGATTACTAATCTCACCACTCAAACACAAATTGTGTTGAATAATGCTAGATCAACCGAAGAGTATCGAGAAATTTTGTACTCCAATTTGGAAGAGTATGAAAAAATGTCACAAATGATCTCAGATATGCTTTTTTTAGCTCAAGCCGATAATCAACAGCTAGTGCCAAATCTTATTGATATTGATTTGGTTAGTATGCTTACTATGATGTGTGACTATTTTGAACCGCTTACTGATGAGAAAAATATTACATTTAATTTAGAGGGCAGCTGTTCACATATTCAAGGCGATAAACTTATGTTAGGTCGAGCGATAAGTAATATCTTGTCCAATGCAATTCGTTATACTCCTCAAAATGAGGTGATTAACATTACTTTAAGTCAACCTTCTGAAAAAAGAGTAAAAATCATCATTGCTAATCCAGGTAAAAAAATTGATAGCCGGCATTTGCCTCATCTTTTTGATCGTTTTTATCGAGTAGATGAATCACGTCATCGTAATGGTAATGATAATTCAGGTGCTGGAATAGGATTGGCAATTGTTAAATCCATTATTCAGACACATAAGGGATCGATTTCCGTTAAGTCTGATGATATATCTACTCGTTTTATTATTACTTTACCAACTGTTATCTAA
- the ribB gene encoding 3,4-dihydroxy-2-butanone-4-phosphate synthase, translating to MNQFNLNEFGTPIERVGKAIASIKAGSGVLVLDDEDRENEGDIIWAAQTITTQQMALTIRYGSGIVCLCMPQSYCDKLELPMMVANNTSKNHTAFTITIEAANGVTTGVSAADRVTTVKAAVADNAKASDLNHPGHVFPLVAKEGGVLNRRGHTEASVDLVSLAGFKPAAVICELTNDDGSMARAPQVVEFAKQHHLPVVTIEDIVTYRNTFHI from the coding sequence ATGAATCAGTTCAATTTAAATGAATTTGGAACACCAATCGAGCGAGTAGGAAAAGCGATTGCTTCAATCAAAGCTGGATCTGGCGTGTTAGTTTTAGATGACGAAGATCGTGAAAACGAAGGCGATATCATTTGGGCGGCGCAAACAATTACCACACAACAAATGGCGCTAACTATTCGATATGGTAGTGGTATTGTTTGTTTATGCATGCCGCAATCTTATTGTGACAAATTAGAATTGCCTATGATGGTAGCCAATAACACCAGTAAAAATCATACCGCTTTTACCATTACTATTGAAGCTGCAAATGGTGTTACCACTGGTGTATCAGCCGCAGATAGGGTAACCACTGTAAAAGCTGCCGTTGCTGATAATGCAAAAGCCAGTGATTTAAATCATCCTGGTCATGTATTTCCATTAGTTGCTAAAGAAGGCGGTGTATTGAATCGACGAGGACATACTGAAGCATCAGTTGATCTGGTTTCTTTAGCTGGTTTTAAACCTGCTGCAGTAATTTGTGAGTTGACTAATGATGATGGTTCGATGGCGAGAGCACCACAAGTTGTCGAATTTGCAAAACAGCATCATTTACCTGTTGTTACAATCGAAGATATTGTAACTTATCGTAATACTTTTCATATCTAA
- a CDS encoding peroxiredoxin C, protein MTLVTRKAPDFTSAAVLGTGEIVENFNLAKHINGKYAVVFFWPMDFTFVCPSEIIAFDHRLEEFKKRGVEIIGVSMDSQYVHNAWRNTPQDKGGIGEVKFPIVADIKHSIMQAYGVEHPEAGVALRASFFIDKSGIVRHETINDLPIGRNIDEMIRIVDAFQFHEEHGEVCPAQWTKGKQGMQANPNGVASYLKQHGNEI, encoded by the coding sequence ATGACATTAGTCACTCGTAAAGCCCCAGATTTTACATCAGCAGCAGTGTTAGGTACAGGTGAAATCGTTGAAAATTTCAATTTAGCTAAACATATTAATGGTAAATATGCTGTTGTATTTTTTTGGCCAATGGATTTTACTTTTGTATGTCCATCAGAAATCATCGCTTTCGATCATCGTTTAGAAGAATTTAAAAAACGTGGCGTTGAGATCATTGGGGTTTCGATGGATTCACAATATGTGCACAATGCATGGCGTAATACTCCACAAGATAAAGGCGGTATTGGTGAAGTGAAATTCCCAATTGTTGCTGATATAAAACATTCAATTATGCAAGCTTATGGTGTTGAACATCCTGAAGCGGGTGTTGCTCTTCGCGCATCATTCTTCATTGATAAATCAGGTATTGTTCGTCATGAAACCATCAATGATCTACCAATTGGTCGTAATATTGATGAAATGATTCGCATTGTGGATGCTTTCCAATTCCATGAAGAACACGGAGAAGTTTGTCCTGCTCAATGGACTAAAGGTAAACAAGGTATGCAGGCCAATCCAAACGGTGTTGCTAGCTACCTAAAACAACATGGTAACGAGATTTAG
- a CDS encoding YaeP family protein: MNKYCELIREKYAQIGSNELGYIDDALGAVMLVLNEVVDCENVPQDLKNKAAYAAANLLISDYEVR, from the coding sequence ATGAATAAATATTGTGAACTCATTCGTGAAAAATATGCCCAAATTGGTAGTAATGAACTAGGTTACATTGATGATGCCTTAGGGGCAGTAATGTTAGTTTTAAATGAAGTAGTGGATTGCGAGAATGTTCCTCAAGACCTTAAAAATAAAGCTGCCTATGCAGCAGCTAATTTATTGATTAGTGATTATGAGGTTAGATAA
- the rfaC gene encoding lipopolysaccharide heptosyltransferase RfaC, which translates to MRVLVVKTSSMGDVLHTLPALTDAANNLSNITFDWVVEENFSQIPSWHYAVNNVIPVAIRRWRKSWFAKKTRQERQAFIQTLRQQKYDCIIDAQGLIKSAFLITHKARGTKHGLDRQSIKEPIASWFYDVEHYIPKQMHAIERVRMLFAQSLQYQLPDSMGDYAIARHFLSSLPNDNQQYLVFLHATTRDEKHWTEEEWRKLIKLTESTGLKIKLPWGATHEQQRAVRLAQGFKHVDVLPKLSLSDVAAIIAGAKAVVSVDTGLSHLTAALDRPNITLFGKTDPKLIGGYGKNQFSIISPEKNMHTIQAEQVYQQLTQLL; encoded by the coding sequence ATGCGAGTCTTAGTCGTTAAAACCTCATCAATGGGTGATGTTCTGCATACCCTACCCGCATTAACAGATGCGGCAAATAACCTATCGAATATTACTTTCGATTGGGTGGTTGAAGAAAATTTTTCTCAAATACCCAGTTGGCACTATGCCGTGAACAATGTGATACCCGTTGCTATTAGACGTTGGCGAAAAAGTTGGTTTGCCAAAAAAACTCGTCAGGAACGCCAGGCATTTATCCAAACCCTTAGACAACAAAAATACGATTGTATTATTGATGCACAAGGGCTCATTAAAAGCGCTTTTCTTATTACTCATAAAGCACGCGGCACAAAGCATGGTTTGGATCGTCAAAGTATTAAAGAGCCTATTGCCAGTTGGTTTTATGATGTGGAGCATTATATTCCCAAACAAATGCATGCTATTGAACGAGTTAGAATGTTATTTGCACAAAGCTTACAATACCAACTGCCTGATTCAATGGGCGATTATGCGATTGCCCGCCATTTTTTGTCGTCTTTACCGAACGATAATCAGCAATATCTTGTTTTTTTACATGCCACAACACGAGATGAAAAACATTGGACAGAAGAAGAATGGAGAAAGTTAATTAAACTGACCGAATCTACAGGACTAAAGATAAAATTACCTTGGGGAGCTACGCACGAACAGCAAAGAGCTGTTCGTCTTGCACAAGGTTTTAAACATGTCGATGTGTTACCAAAACTATCACTGTCTGATGTTGCAGCGATTATTGCTGGAGCAAAAGCAGTTGTTTCAGTTGATACAGGATTAAGCCATTTAACTGCCGCATTAGATCGCCCAAATATTACTCTATTTGGTAAAACTGATCCAAAATTAATCGGTGGCTATGGCAAAAATCAATTTAGCATAATTTCACCGGAAAAGAACATGCACACCATTCAAGCCGAGCAAGTATACCAACAGTTGACTCAGCTTTTATAA
- the trmA gene encoding tRNA (uridine(54)-C5)-methyltransferase TrmA, which produces MTEIFSTDKYNLQLKNKTTHLKTIFSDFSLPELQVYRSPISHYRMRAEFRIWHDGIDIYHIMYDKKTKKRTRIDDFPIATKLINQAMKAILPLLKHNQLLRHLLFQIDYFSTMSGQLLITLLYHKKLGDDWINEANKLKQQLAVQGINANIVGRASNQKIAIDVDYVDESLPVLDRTFIYRQVENSFTQPNAAVNIKMLEWAISVTKDLSGDLLEFYCGNGNFSIALAQNFRKVLATEIAKASVYSAQYNIAINQIDNLIIARLSASEFTSAIKKEREFNRLKDINLDDYQCQTVLVDPPRAGLDNDTMNMLKSYNTIIYISCNPLTLRNNLQQLIETHSIKHFAMFDQFPYTDHIESGVVLHKK; this is translated from the coding sequence ATGACTGAAATTTTTTCGACCGATAAATATAATCTTCAACTTAAAAATAAAACAACTCATTTAAAAACAATTTTTAGCGATTTCTCTCTTCCAGAATTACAGGTTTATCGTTCACCTATCAGTCATTATCGTATGCGTGCTGAATTTAGAATTTGGCATGATGGTATAGACATTTACCATATTATGTATGACAAAAAGACAAAAAAGCGCACACGAATAGATGATTTCCCAATTGCGACAAAATTGATTAATCAGGCAATGAAAGCCATTTTACCCCTGCTTAAGCATAATCAATTATTACGTCATTTATTGTTTCAGATAGATTATTTTTCAACAATGAGTGGACAATTACTTATTACGCTTCTGTATCATAAAAAGTTAGGTGATGATTGGATTAATGAAGCAAATAAGCTTAAGCAACAACTTGCGGTGCAGGGGATCAATGCTAATATCGTTGGAAGAGCAAGTAATCAAAAAATTGCCATTGATGTCGATTATGTTGATGAATCTTTACCTGTATTGGATAGAACCTTTATTTATCGACAAGTAGAAAATAGTTTTACTCAACCTAATGCCGCAGTGAATATCAAAATGCTTGAATGGGCAATTTCAGTGACAAAAGATTTGTCAGGTGATCTACTTGAATTTTATTGTGGCAATGGTAATTTTTCTATTGCTTTGGCTCAGAACTTTCGTAAAGTGTTAGCGACAGAAATAGCAAAGGCATCAGTATATTCAGCGCAATATAATATTGCGATAAATCAAATTGATAATTTAATTATTGCACGTTTATCCGCCTCTGAGTTCACCAGTGCCATTAAAAAAGAACGTGAATTTAATCGATTGAAAGATATTAATCTTGATGATTATCAATGCCAAACGGTATTGGTTGATCCGCCTCGTGCTGGATTAGACAATGACACAATGAATATGCTTAAAAGTTACAATACGATTATTTATATATCTTGTAATCCTCTTACTTTACGGAATAATTTACAGCAATTGATAGAAACTCATAGTATTAAGCATTTTGCTATGTTTGACCAGTTCCCGTATACCGATCATATTGAAAGTGGTGTTGTGTTACATAAAAAATAG
- a CDS encoding heavy metal response regulator transcription factor: MKLLVVEDEHKTGEYLRQGLIESGFIVDLTDNGLDGYHRAMTEDYDLIILDVMLPDIVGWKIVQSLREAGKDTQIIFLTAMGSVEDKVKGLNLGGDDYLVKPFSFAELLARVKSLLRRNVPQVNNYQLSIADLVMDLPKRTVTRADKRIDLTNKEFLLLEYFLRYPGEVLPRSLIASQVWDMNFDSDTNVIDVAIRRLRNKIDAGFEPKLIHTVRGMGYKLDVLDEAD, translated from the coding sequence ATGAAATTGTTAGTTGTTGAAGATGAACATAAAACAGGTGAGTATCTTCGTCAGGGGTTAATTGAATCAGGTTTTATTGTTGACTTAACTGATAACGGTCTAGATGGCTATCATAGAGCCATGACAGAAGATTATGATTTAATTATTCTCGATGTCATGTTGCCAGATATAGTTGGCTGGAAAATCGTCCAATCATTACGTGAAGCAGGAAAAGACACACAAATTATTTTTCTCACAGCAATGGGGAGTGTTGAAGATAAAGTCAAAGGGTTAAACTTAGGTGGGGATGATTATTTAGTTAAACCGTTTTCTTTTGCTGAATTACTGGCAAGAGTAAAATCTTTACTTAGGCGCAATGTTCCACAAGTCAACAATTATCAATTAAGCATTGCGGATTTGGTAATGGATTTACCTAAAAGAACCGTAACGCGAGCAGATAAAAGAATTGATTTAACCAATAAAGAATTTCTGTTATTAGAGTATTTTTTACGTTATCCAGGTGAAGTATTACCAAGATCACTGATTGCATCACAAGTTTGGGATATGAATTTTGATAGTGATACCAATGTCATTGATGTAGCAATTAGACGATTACGCAATAAAATTGATGCTGGATTTGAACCTAAATTAATTCATACTGTACGTGGAATGGGGTATAAATTGGATGTATTGGATGAAGCGGACTAA
- a CDS encoding ABC transporter permease subunit — MIILIVYSFNSSRLVTVWAGFSFKWYFELIHNEALLKAVGLSLSIAAGAASLAIVLGTLAALAIIRFKKFRGSHLFSFMTTAPLVMPDVITGLALLLLFVGMGQVIGWPKERGAMTILMAHATFCTAYVTVVISARLRELDRSIEEAALDLGANPLKVFVIITLPMIAPALVSGWLLAFTLSLDDVVIANFVTGPGAMTLPKLIFSKVRLGVDPQVNALATIILLIVGIIGFISWIWMREVEKQHLREIRMS; from the coding sequence ATGATTATTTTAATCGTTTATTCATTTAACAGTTCAAGACTTGTAACGGTTTGGGCCGGATTTTCGTTCAAATGGTATTTTGAATTAATTCATAATGAAGCTTTACTTAAAGCCGTAGGATTAAGCTTAAGTATTGCTGCCGGCGCTGCTTCATTAGCAATTGTACTTGGTACCTTGGCTGCATTAGCCATTATTCGATTTAAAAAATTTCGCGGTTCTCATTTATTTTCCTTTATGACAACTGCACCCCTCGTTATGCCTGATGTAATCACTGGTTTGGCATTATTACTGTTATTTGTTGGGATGGGACAAGTGATTGGTTGGCCTAAAGAGCGAGGTGCAATGACTATTTTGATGGCTCATGCAACCTTCTGTACTGCATATGTGACAGTTGTTATTAGTGCCAGATTACGAGAGTTGGATAGGTCAATTGAAGAGGCTGCATTAGATTTAGGTGCAAATCCGTTGAAAGTATTTGTCATCATTACTTTACCTATGATTGCTCCAGCACTTGTTTCTGGTTGGTTGTTGGCATTTACCTTATCACTTGATGATGTGGTTATCGCTAATTTTGTAACAGGGCCAGGTGCAATGACATTACCAAAATTGATTTTTTCTAAAGTACGTTTAGGTGTCGATCCACAAGTTAATGCGTTAGCGACTATTATTTTATTAATTGTTGGTATTATTGGTTTCATTTCATGGATTTGGATGAGAGAAGTTGAAAAACAACATTTACGTGAAATTCGAATGAGTTGA
- a CDS encoding DMT family transporter: MFSANKEWVFVIMTCFFELCWVFGFATASQWWHWVIIILIIFIDFTFLTNACKTIPTGTVYAIFSGVGAVGSLIIDMVVFGKEIKLIEIFFVALIIIGVVQLKRADS; encoded by the coding sequence ATGTTTAGCGCGAATAAAGAGTGGGTATTTGTGATAATGACCTGCTTTTTTGAATTGTGTTGGGTGTTTGGTTTCGCTACTGCTAGTCAATGGTGGCACTGGGTTATTATTATACTGATAATTTTTATTGATTTTACGTTTTTAACGAACGCATGCAAAACTATCCCTACTGGTACTGTGTATGCAATATTTTCTGGTGTCGGAGCAGTTGGCTCATTAATTATTGATATGGTAGTGTTTGGTAAAGAAATTAAACTTATTGAAATATTTTTTGTTGCACTAATTATTATTGGCGTTGTGCAACTTAAACGAGCAGATAGCTGA
- the rfaF gene encoding ADP-heptose--LPS heptosyltransferase RfaF produces MKTLIIGPSWVGDMMMSQSLYRTLKQLDPNNKIDVMAPTWSQALLNKMPEVNQVLEMPIGHGEFAFAERRQIGKSLRSSHYDQAIVLPNSFKSALIPFYANIPKRTGWKGELRYGLLNDIRNLNKSAFPLMVERYVALAYPKNQIHSAKDLPQPLLWPKLNIEQSEVDEALVTFALPQDEPLIGFCPGAEFGPAKRWPDYHYATLADMLIKQNARIIILGSAKDREVGDQIIAKMVYGDKCINLAGKTQLEQAVSLIAACKAIVTNDTGLMHVAAALDKPLVALYGPSSPEFTPPLSNKAEVIRLITGYHRIRKGDAEQGYHQSLIDIKPSNVFETLMNLIMRTKKSKG; encoded by the coding sequence ATGAAAACTCTCATTATTGGTCCTTCGTGGGTTGGTGATATGATGATGTCACAAAGCCTATACCGTACTTTAAAGCAGCTTGATCCGAATAACAAAATTGATGTTATGGCACCCACTTGGAGTCAAGCTTTATTAAATAAAATGCCAGAAGTCAACCAAGTGCTTGAGATGCCAATAGGTCATGGTGAGTTTGCTTTCGCTGAACGTCGTCAAATAGGTAAATCACTCCGTTCTAGCCATTATGATCAAGCTATTGTTTTGCCAAATTCATTTAAGTCTGCACTCATTCCATTTTATGCCAATATTCCCAAACGTACGGGCTGGAAAGGTGAACTACGTTATGGATTATTAAATGATATTCGCAATCTTAACAAATCAGCATTTCCATTGATGGTTGAGCGCTATGTTGCTCTTGCTTATCCAAAAAATCAAATACATTCAGCAAAAGATCTACCACAGCCACTATTGTGGCCAAAACTGAATATAGAACAATCTGAAGTTGATGAGGCATTAGTAACTTTTGCACTTCCACAAGATGAACCATTAATTGGCTTTTGCCCTGGTGCAGAATTTGGACCGGCTAAACGTTGGCCAGATTATCATTATGCTACTCTTGCTGATATGTTGATTAAACAAAATGCGAGAATTATAATTTTGGGTTCAGCCAAAGATCGAGAAGTTGGTGATCAGATTATTGCAAAAATGGTGTATGGTGATAAATGTATCAACTTAGCGGGTAAAACCCAGCTAGAACAGGCCGTCAGTTTAATTGCTGCATGTAAAGCGATTGTGACCAATGATACTGGATTAATGCATGTCGCGGCTGCATTGGATAAACCCTTAGTAGCATTATATGGTCCAAGTAGTCCAGAGTTTACTCCTCCATTATCAAATAAAGCTGAGGTTATTCGTTTAATCACAGGTTATCATCGTATACGTAAAGGCGATGCTGAACAAGGCTATCATCAAAGTTTGATTGATATTAAACCCAGTAATGTATTTGAGACTTTGATGAATCTTATTATGCGTACCAAAAAGAGTAAAGGATGA